Proteins encoded within one genomic window of Blastocatellia bacterium:
- a CDS encoding BsuPI-related putative proteinase inhibitor: MARSRKHPLVGISGRLLLAFVMGGAVGVSAMSEQQALSARLEAAEHAGRAIRLKLRLRNESGHRLTLTLGGRPAYNFLVKRPDGTLVWEWQRGKIIQQILERRSLDPGEEVIFEETWKFVDARGRRVPAGEYVVQGVVNLEPPERLLTDPLLLRVPPPKSGRKAAD, from the coding sequence GTGGCACGAAGCCGGAAGCATCCCCTTGTCGGCATCAGCGGCAGACTTCTTCTCGCCTTCGTCATGGGAGGTGCTGTTGGAGTCAGCGCGATGAGCGAGCAGCAAGCGCTCTCGGCGCGCCTCGAAGCGGCAGAGCACGCGGGTCGCGCGATCCGTTTGAAGCTGCGACTTCGAAATGAGAGTGGGCATCGTCTTACGCTCACGCTCGGCGGGCGCCCGGCGTATAACTTCCTCGTAAAGCGCCCGGATGGAACGCTGGTATGGGAATGGCAACGGGGAAAGATCATTCAGCAGATTCTCGAACGCCGAAGCCTCGATCCCGGAGAGGAAGTGATTTTCGAGGAGACATGGAAGTTCGTGGATGCGCGCGGCCGTCGCGTGCCCGCCGGAGAGTATGTGGTGCAGGGCGTGGTGAATCTGGAGCCGCCGGAGAGGCTCTTGACCGATCCGCTGCTTCTGCGGGTTCCCCCACCGAAGAGCGGGCGCAAAGCCGCCGATTGA